In Labilibaculum sp. DW002, the genomic window CAAATGCAAAGGAAGTTTGGAAAGATGAATCAATGGATAACCAAATGGGAGGATTCGTTGTTTTAGACGGGAAAATATATGGTTCAGGACATAACAACCGTGAATGGTTTTGTTTGGATTGGAAAACAGGGGAAGTTTTGCATTCTGCAAAAGTGCTAAGTAAGGGAAATGTGGTGTCCGCTGATGGAAAACTATATTGTTACGGAGAAAGTGGAGAAGTAGCATTAGTTGATGTAAGTGCTGGAGCATTTAAGAAAGTAAGCTCATTCAGAGTTCCTTTTGGAGATAAGCAACACTGGGCTCATTTAGTGATCCATAAGAACAGAATGTATGTTCGTCATGGTAATGCATTTATGGTTTATTCGATTTAATACAATTAACATTTCAATCTCTAATTACTTATGAACCGACTTTTAATTGTCTGTATTGCTTTCATAAGCATATTGACTCAATGTAATTCCCCAAAGCAAAAAAGTGAATGGCGTGGGCCAAATCGAACAGGTGTTTATAACGAAACAGGTTTGTTGAAAGAATGGCCGGAAAAAGGACCTGAGATGTTATGGTCTTTAGTTGATATTCCTAAAGGATATTCTTCAGTAGCTGTGGTGAATGAAACGGTTTATTTAACAGGAATAAAAGATTCAATGGATGTATTGATGGCTGTTGATATGAAAGGTCAGCTGAAATGGCAAGTGCCTTATGGTCGTCGTTGGGATAATACTTTCCCAGATAGTCGTTGCACACCTACCATTGAAGATAATCGTATTTATCTTTCAAGTGGGAAAGGTGATTTAGCTTGTGTGAATGCACTAAGTGGAGAAATCAACTGGCAGGTAAAAGCAAGTGAAAAGTTTGAAGGCGAATTTGGAACTTGGGGAATATCAGAATCTCTTCTTTTGTGGAATGATTTGGTGTATTATACGCCTTGTGGACCTAAAACAACTATGATTGCCTTAAATAAAATGACAGGCGATGTTGTTTGGCAATCAAAAAGCTTGAATGATAAACCTGGATATGTTTCGCCTTTGTTAATTAATAGAAATGGAAAAGAACAAATTGTTACTGTTACCGAAAATAATGCCATAGGAGTTGATCCATCAAATGGGAATATTGATTGGCAGTTTGACTATGGATCATATGCTGCAGGTGAATGGAAAGCCAATATTCAGACCAATACACCACTTTATCACGAAGGGAAAATATTTGTAACCAATGGTTACGATCATAAATCTGTAATGCTCGACTTGAGTGAAGATGCTTCAACGGTAAAACTGGCCTATGTTGATTCTTTATTGGACGTTCATCATGGTGGTGCTGTTCGTTTAGGCGATTACGTATATGGAGCCAATTGGGAGCATAACAGAATGGGTAAGTGGATTTGCCTTGAGTGGGAAACCGGTAAGCCGATGTACGAGACAGAGTGGGAGAATAAAGGTTCTATTATCTCAGCTGAAGGGATGTTGTATTGTTACGACGAAAAAGGTGGAAATATCGCATTGGCAAAAGCAAGCCCCAAAGGATTTGAAGTGATAAGCACTTTTAAAGTACCTCTTGGGAAAGGGCCACACTGGTCACATTTGGTGATTAAAGATGGCGTTTTGTATGTGCGTCATGCAAAAGCTTTAATGGCTTATTCAATTAAAGACTAATCAAATTTATAGTTCTGAAAAGGCAATTTTTAAAGGACAGATTTATTTAAGTATATGTTACTGAAAAGAAGAGATAAAGGATTTATAAGCTTAGCTATAATTATTGCACTTGTTCTTTTTGTGTACTGGCTTGCCTACAATCCAGTTAAAAATATCCATGCTAGTATTCCTGGTATGGACAATCGTCCAAAACAATCCGCATCGTCGGAACGAGTGTTAATTGGTGAAGGCTTTGATTTTTATATTGAACACTCTTCAGAATTGAAAGGTAAGTGGACACAGTTTAGAGGAGCTGATTTTGATAATGTGTCTAAAGAAACAGTCAAGCTAGTTGATAAAATTGGACCAGAACCTAAAATTATGTGGCAACATGATCTGGGTGAAGGACACGCTGCACCGGTTGTTTATAATGGTAAGGTATATATTCTCGATTACGATGAGGTGAAAAAAGCAGATGCACTTCGATGCTTCTCTTTGGAAAGTGGCGAAGAAATCTGGAAACGTTCCTACAAGGTGCATGTAAAAAGGAATCATGGTATGTCACGAACCGTTCCTGCTATCAACGATAAATACCTTGTGAGCATGGGGCCTCGTTGTCATGTGATGTGTGTTCATCCTGAGTCGGGTGATTTCTTGTGGGGGCTCGATTTGGTGAAAGATTATAACTCAGAAGTCCCATTTTGGTACACAGGACAATGTCCGGTAATCGATAATAATGTGGCCATAATTGCTCCTGGAGGTAAAGCTCTGATGATTGGAGTTGATTGTGAAACAGGAAAAATTTTATGGGAAACGCCAAATCCGGATGGCTGGAAAATGTCACATTCGTCTATTATGCCAATGGTTTTGGATGGTAATAAAATGTGGGTTTATGCTGCTGTTGGTGGAATTTGTGGTGTTTCGGCTGAAGGTGATGATCTAGGTCAGATTCTATGGAAAACGAAAGATTTTTCACCATCTGTTGTAGCTCCATCACCATTAATATTTGATAATGGCAAGATGTTTATGACTGCTGGCTATGGTGCAGGTGCTGCTCTTACTACAAGTTAAAAAAGAAGGTGCTAAATATGCTGTAAGTACACTTCAAAAATTCAAACCGAAAGATGGAGTGGCTTCAGAGCAACAAACTCCTGTTGTATATAAAAATAGGATGTTTTCTATATTGCCTAAAGATGCAGGCGGAATGAGAAACCGATTTGTTTGTAGTGATCCTAACGATTGTACTAAGATATTGTGGACAAGTGGTACTAGCGACCGTTTTGGATTGGGACCCTATTTATTAGCTGATGGTAAATTCTTCATACTGAAAGATGACGGACTGCTTAGCATTGTTAAAGCTAGTACCGAAAGATTTGAATTATTGGACAAAACCAAAGTCTTGGATGGGCATGATGCCTGGGGACCTTTGGTGATAACTGATGGCCGATTATTGATGCGAGACTCAAAGCATATGCTTTGTATTGATGTTAGAGCAAATTAAACTGACCTACAAATGAAAAATAAATTGATATTATGGCTTTTAGTAGTTCTACTTCTCGTAGTTGTCGGCTTTATGGCGAAAGATCTATTTGTGAGTAAGAACACAACAAAAGAAAATGTTTATGAATACGATTTGAAAGAGCTTAGAAAGGTTGATCCTTCAAAAATCAGTCATGAAGAGGTGAAACAAATCAAAATTCAAGCTAAAGAACTTCATGGTATTGCGATTGATTCTAAAGATCAGATTTATGTGAGCACGGATGAAGCCATACTTATTTTGAATGCAAAAGGAGAAAAGATCAATTCTCTAAAAGTAAGAGGTGAAGCTCGATGTTTAACGATTGCTGAAAATGGTAATGTTCTGGTAGGGATGAGAAACCGAGTGGATATTAGAAAACCAGATGGAAGTCTGCGTAACAGTTTTTTAATTCCTGGAGAGAAAGCATTCATCACTTCTTTGGCAATTGATGGAGAAAATATATATGTAGCCGATGCAGGACAAAAAATTGTTCATCATTACAATATTGACGGTAAGAAGATTAAGGAAATTGGTGGGAAAAATACCGAAGCGGGAATCAAGGGATTTGTTATTCCTAGTCCGTTCTTTGATTTGCTAATGGGACGACAAGGCGAACTTTGGGTTGTTAATCCTGGAAGACATGCTTTCGAAGCTTATAATTCTAAAGGAGACCAAATCTCTTCTTGGGAACGAACCTCTATGAGTATTGAAGGATTTAGTGGATGTTGTAATCCCGCCAATATAGCAATACTTTCCGATGGCTCTTTTGTTACTGTTGAGAAAGGATTAGAGCGAGTGAAAATTCATTTGCCATCAGGTGATGTAAAATCGGTTGTTGCTGCTCCTGAATTGTTCGAAGCAGGAACAATTGGTATCGATTTGGCAGTAGATTCTGAAGACCGAATTTATGTATTGGATCCGGTAAAGAGTATGATAAGAATATTTGAAGCAAAATAGAATGGACAGAAGAGATTTTTTAAGAAACGGAGCTAGAACGCTAATTGTTGCAGGATTAGGAATTATGAGTGGCGTTTTTGTTTACCGAAATTACACGACTGAAGAGACATGTACTTTTAAGAATATGTGCAAGGATTGCAATAGTCTGGAGAAATGTACATTACCTGAAGGTGTGAAATATAAAAAGTCAAAATAGACCTGACAGCATTTGAAAAACCTGTAAGAGCCTTATTGTATAAGGAACTTACATCATTTTTGCTACTTGATTTAGATTAGAAGATGAAAAAGGACAGAAGAGATTTTATTAATACGTGCTTTCGATTTGCAGCGGGCGCAAGTCTAGTTGGAGTTACTGGTGTTTTGGCTCATAAAACGGTGTCGGGAAATACGCTTTGGCAGATTGATACGACAAAATGTACTCAGTGTGGGCGTTGTGCTACTTCTTGTGTAGTGACTCCATCTGCGGTGAAGTGTATTCATGTATACGATATGTGTGGCTACTGTGATTTATGTGGTGGTTATTTGCGCCCAAACGTAAAGAATATTACTACGGGAGCCGAAAACCAACTTTGCCCAACTGGCGCAATTAAAAGAAAATATATCGAAGATCCTTTTTTCGAATATGAAATAATTGAAGACCTATGTATTGGCTGTGGTAAATGTGTGAAAGGTTGTGGAGCTTTTGGAAATGGATCGCTTCAGTTGCAAGTAAGTCACGATTTATGTGTGAATTGTAATCAATGTGCCATTGCTCGTGATTGCCCTTCTGATGCATTTTCGCGTGTACCAGCTGATGAGCCCTATAAGTTTTCAGGCTTTAAAACAAATAAAAAAATATAATCGATTACGATGAAGAAAAGCTTAGCCTTTATCTCTTTACTGATATTATTTGTGGGAATGGAATTTGCAGCCTTTTCACAACAGCAACGTTTTCCAAAACCGGAATTTGAATCGGGATACGAACAACCTGTTGCCTCAATGCCTGCACCTCGCGATGGCATGTTTGCATTCTTGGATGTAATGGTATTAATTGCAGCACTTAGTTTAATCACTTGGTTTATTCTGAAGAAAAGATCAAGAACTGGCGTAGTAACAGTCTCTATTTTTTCCATTCTGTACTTTGACTTTTTCAGAGAAGGATGTGTCTGTTCTGTCGGATCAGTTCAAAATGTCGTATTAGCACTTTTTAATCCCGGCTATCACATTCCTTTATCGGCATTGGCCTTTTTTGTAATTCCACTGGTTTACACTTTATTTTTTGGTAGAACTTTCTGCGCTGGAGTCTGTCCTTTAGGAGCAGTTCAGGATGTATTTCTGATGAGACCAGTTACCTTGAAGAAATGGTTGCAAAAAGTCTTGGGATTAATTCCTTATATCTATTTGGGCTTGTCCGTATTATATGCAGCAACGGCTACAGACTTTATCATTTGTCGATACGATCCTTTTGTAGGGATTTTCAGATTCAATGCTACCTTTTTCATGTTCGCGATTGGTGCGGCCTTCTTGTTGATTAGTGTTTTTATTGCTCGACCATATTGTCGTTTCTTTTGCCCATATGGTGTGATTTTGAATCTAGTTAGTAGAGTTTCTAAAAATCATTTGACCATAACACCTTCCAATTGCATTCAATGCAAGCTTTGTGAGAATTCTTGTCCTTTAGATGCCATTAACAAACCTGTTGTGGTGAAGCAAATGGAAGACAAGCGATCAGCAACCAGAAGATTCATCTTACTTAGTTTAATTATACCAGCACTAATGATTGTTGGAGGTTGGACAGGTGCAAATTTCCATGAGAATCTATCAAAAGTAAACGCGAAAGTGCGCTTGGCGGATGAATTACTTCATTTCGATTCAAAAACCATGAAAGAAAGTCTGGAAATAGAAGGCTTCAGAACTTCAGGCCAAACAGTAGAAGAATTGTATTTGGAAGCTGCAGAAATTGTAGAGCAATTCTATTATGGTGGTTGGATATTGGGTGCTTTCATTGGATTGGTAATTGGTTTGGCTTTGTCAGGATTATCAACCTATCGATATAGAGAAGATTACACACCAGATAAAGGTGAATGTGTGAGTTGTGCACGTTGCCTAAAATATTGCCCTGTTGAAAAATAAAACCTATAACGACCTGACAGCGTTTTTTTAACCTGTCAGAGTCTTGTTAAAATATACTTTGTGTCCCTTTGTGAAGAACTTCGAGCTTCCTTAGTGGTAAAAAATAAAACTTAGTGGTAAAGCATATGAATAACAAGTTTAAAATAAATCGTACCAACCTGCCTCTTTGGAGAGGAATAGCTCTTGTGGCAGGAATATTCTCTTTCATAATCTGCATGTTGGTTTTGGTAAACTACATTCAAATCAATCGAGTTGATCCTGTAAACACAGAGATCATCAATAGTTTGGTTGATCGTTTGAATGAAAATCCAAATGATGAGCAGTTAAGAGAGCAAATTCGTGAAATGGATCTGTTGGTGCGAAAAGCATACTTTACAAATCAATGGCAAGTAAAGGCTGGAGGATATTTATTGCTTTTTGGAGTTATCGTAATGGCAATTGCTCTTCATTTATTTTATTCAGGAAAGAAAGAATTACCAAAAGTAACAGAGGAAGAAGAGGAGAACATTATCCTTTTCCGAGAGAAGGCAAGAAAGTGGATTGTGATTGGTGGTTTTGGAATGGTCGGAATCACATTGGTCTTTGCATTCCTTACTCATCAGGAATTGGGAAATCAATTTACTGTAGCGGCTAAAACAGCAAAAGCGGAAGCAGAACAAGAGCAGACACAACAAGTAAGTGAGGTAATTGAAGTATCTGCAGAAGTAATCCCAGAAAAGAAAGAAGAAGTAAAAGAGGAAGAAGTTGAAGTAATTGTTGAAAAAGCTCCTGAGGAAGTAGCAGTTGAAGTTCAAGAAGAACCTAAAGAAGTAGTACCAGCTAAAACTGTTGGAAAATATACAGGAACATATCCTACTAAAGAAATGATGGCCAATTTCCCATCTTTCCGT contains:
- a CDS encoding PQQ-binding-like beta-propeller repeat protein produces the protein MNRLLIVCIAFISILTQCNSPKQKSEWRGPNRTGVYNETGLLKEWPEKGPEMLWSLVDIPKGYSSVAVVNETVYLTGIKDSMDVLMAVDMKGQLKWQVPYGRRWDNTFPDSRCTPTIEDNRIYLSSGKGDLACVNALSGEINWQVKASEKFEGEFGTWGISESLLLWNDLVYYTPCGPKTTMIALNKMTGDVVWQSKSLNDKPGYVSPLLINRNGKEQIVTVTENNAIGVDPSNGNIDWQFDYGSYAAGEWKANIQTNTPLYHEGKIFVTNGYDHKSVMLDLSEDASTVKLAYVDSLLDVHHGGAVRLGDYVYGANWEHNRMGKWICLEWETGKPMYETEWENKGSIISAEGMLYCYDEKGGNIALAKASPKGFEVISTFKVPLGKGPHWSHLVIKDGVLYVRHAKALMAYSIKD
- a CDS encoding 4Fe-4S binding protein; protein product: MKKSLAFISLLILFVGMEFAAFSQQQRFPKPEFESGYEQPVASMPAPRDGMFAFLDVMVLIAALSLITWFILKKRSRTGVVTVSIFSILYFDFFREGCVCSVGSVQNVVLALFNPGYHIPLSALAFFVIPLVYTLFFGRTFCAGVCPLGAVQDVFLMRPVTLKKWLQKVLGLIPYIYLGLSVLYAATATDFIICRYDPFVGIFRFNATFFMFAIGAAFLLISVFIARPYCRFFCPYGVILNLVSRVSKNHLTITPSNCIQCKLCENSCPLDAINKPVVVKQMEDKRSATRRFILLSLIIPALMIVGGWTGANFHENLSKVNAKVRLADELLHFDSKTMKESLEIEGFRTSGQTVEELYLEAAEIVEQFYYGGWILGAFIGLVIGLALSGLSTYRYREDYTPDKGECVSCARCLKYCPVEK
- a CDS encoding PQQ-binding-like beta-propeller repeat protein, with amino-acid sequence MLLKRRDKGFISLAIIIALVLFVYWLAYNPVKNIHASIPGMDNRPKQSASSERVLIGEGFDFYIEHSSELKGKWTQFRGADFDNVSKETVKLVDKIGPEPKIMWQHDLGEGHAAPVVYNGKVYILDYDEVKKADALRCFSLESGEEIWKRSYKVHVKRNHGMSRTVPAINDKYLVSMGPRCHVMCVHPESGDFLWGLDLVKDYNSEVPFWYTGQCPVIDNNVAIIAPGGKALMIGVDCETGKILWETPNPDGWKMSHSSIMPMVLDGNKMWVYAAVGGICGVSAEGDDLGQILWKTKDFSPSVVAPSPLIFDNGKMFMTAGYGAGAALTTS